AGAATACGGCAGAATGTTTAATCTGTCTGTTAAAGATGAATCGATTGTTACAAACCTTCAAATTGCCCTAGAAATGACACTTAGAGGCTTTAAGTTCTTAAAAGTGGACATTAACTTAAGCGAGGCTCAAACGTTTAAAATTGAGGGAAATGCACTTAGAATGCCTTTCGTCTCAATTGATGGTTTAGGGACTCAAGTTGCGATTGATGTTGTTGAAAAACGTAATGAAAAAGCATTTACTTCTAGAGAAGATGTTAAAAATCGTACTAGAATCAATAAAACTGTCTTTGAAAAGATGGAAACCTATGGCGCATTTGACGATTTAAATGAAGAAAATGATGTGATTGATCATGGTTTATTTGCACTTTAGCATAAAGTGATTTATAATTAAAAATGAAATGGAGTGATTAATATATGTACAAACACAACAACCCAGTATTTTCTAGAATGGAAAAACAAGAAGAAGCCTTCTTAGGGTCTCAAGCCTCTTATCTAGGTATTACTTTAAAAACAGTATTATTATTTGCAATAGCAATCGCATTTGGTCTATTCACATTGACTTTAGCGGATAGCAATCCTGGTCTATTTGTTGGGATTTTGATTGCATCAATGTTCACAGGTTTTATATCCGTAATTGTTGCTACAACCAGTCTAAGACTATCTAGATTATTCTCAATCATCTATGCGATGTCTGAAGGGGTAGCTCTAGTCATTATCAGTTTAATTTATGGAGCAGCATTTGGTGGTGCAAACTTCATTTTACTTGCTGTGCTAATTACTTCAGGTATCTTTATCGGTATGCTAGCACTTTATTCAACCAGACTCATTCAAGTTACTAGTCGATTTAGAAGAGTTGTCTTAGGATTTGGATTTGGATTGATTGCGACAATGTTATTTGTATCCATCGCATCTATCTTTGATGGTGGCGCAATGTGGTATACATTATTTGGTAATCCTGATAGCCCACTAGTACTATTCTTATCTTTAGTATTCATTATGTATGGCGCATTCATGCTTACATTGCATTTCGATACTGCAGAAAACATGGTTTCAAATGGCGTATCTAAACGTTATGAATGGATGGTATCATTAGGTTTAATGGTATCTATCGTATATATTTATTATCAAGTTTTAAGATTGCTTGCAATCCTTGCTTCAAGAAGAGACTAAATCACAATAATAAGGAAGTAGTACAAAACATACTTGTTTAAAGAGAGGACATGGTTGGTGTAAATGTCTAATAGGTGGTTTTCGAATTCATCCTTTATGTGGTGCTAATCACACCCGTAAGCCTGCGTTAAAGGTATAGAGTGCTATGGAAACATAGAACTAAGGTGGTACCGCGATATTTCGTCCTTAGATTATAAATCTAGGGACTTTTTTATTTAGAAAGGACAAATTATGGAAAATAGACTAATTTCAATTAAAAATAAAGCCGTTG
The Paracholeplasma morum DNA segment above includes these coding regions:
- a CDS encoding Bax inhibitor-1/YccA family protein, translating into MYKHNNPVFSRMEKQEEAFLGSQASYLGITLKTVLLFAIAIAFGLFTLTLADSNPGLFVGILIASMFTGFISVIVATTSLRLSRLFSIIYAMSEGVALVIISLIYGAAFGGANFILLAVLITSGIFIGMLALYSTRLIQVTSRFRRVVLGFGFGLIATMLFVSIASIFDGGAMWYTLFGNPDSPLVLFLSLVFIMYGAFMLTLHFDTAENMVSNGVSKRYEWMVSLGLMVSIVYIYYQVLRLLAILASRRD